The genomic region GCCACGAACACCGGCACGGTAGCCTTGGACATGGCCATATCCGCCCGAGGCGCCTCCTCGAACACCGCCCTCCCAGGCCAGCTGTCGGTGCGCCTTGGATCGGTGGCCTCCACGGGCGCATGCGTCACCGGCGCCACGACCTTCTCCGGCCGCCCCGGCACCCTCATCGCGAACAGCAGCTTCGCCCGCATCCAACCCGGCTCCTCCTCCATCGTGTGCGTCCAGGTCGTCCTCGACGCCGACGCCCCGCAGTCCGTGCAGGGCTCCACCTCCCAGCTCACCTTCACCGCGGTCGGAACCCAGGTCCAGCCGTGACCCGCGCGCACCGCCCAAGCCCGCGCATCCGCGCCGCCCTCCTCGTAGGACTCACCGTCCTCCTCGTCGGCGCGGGCTCCACCGCGGGCCACGCCCTCTGGGCGTCCACCGCCACGACGAGCGCGAACGTCACCAGCGCCTCCGTCGCCGTCACCGAGACCGGCTTCGACACGCTCGCCGGCGAGCTCACGATGTCCACGACCGCGCGGACGACCTCCGTCGTCGTGACGAACACGGGGACCACCGCCGGCACCTGGCTAAGCGACATCACCACCGCGCCTCGCGGCACGGACGACCGGGCATTCGCGTCGAGCACCCTCGTCACCGCCTGGGCGTCCACGCAGGCCTGCACGCCGAACACGGCACCCGGGCGCGGGGCGACCACCGGCACGTGGGCGAACCCGCCCGCCATCAGCGGCACGCTCCAGCCGGGCGCATCGGCCACGTGGTGCGTCCGCACCGTGGCGAACCCGTCGCAGGCCAACGCCGCGCGCATCGACGCGACGCTCACCACCGTCCTCGGCCAGGGATCCTGGACCGGCCGCGACAGCGGGCGCGCCGTGCAGACGGCCCCGGACAACCCCGTCACCGGGCTGAGCTGCGCCCGCACGTGGGGCGACCGCGCCGTCGTCATCGGCTGGGACACCGGGACGGCTCCGCTGAGCGAGTCGTACGGCATCAACGTCGGCGGCACCCGCATCGCGACCGTCTCCGGCTCGACCGGCCAGGCCACCATCTCCGCGTCGCAGGTGCCCTCCGCCAGCCTGGGCGGCAGCGAGGTCGCCGTGACCGTGGACCTCCTCCGCGGCGACGGCAGCGTCGTCCGGCCGGTCGGCTCGGGCACCGTCACCGGCTACTCGCTCTTCTTCCTCCGCAGCGTGACCTGCGCCTGACCCACCCGAACCGACCCGGACGACATGCTCATGGCACCCCTCCCGCTCCCGCTCCCCCGGCGTCGGCGCGCCGGCCGGCACGACGGCGGCGGCGGACGGCCCGCCGACGACCTGGCCCCCGTCGAGCTCGAGACCAAGACG from Clavibacter michiganensis subsp. insidiosus harbors:
- a CDS encoding TasA family protein; this translates as MDTEKRPAHGRRSARPVPARSRLRAAWMTTGLLTAVVVASLAATGGSYALWNSTASATTPAVSSGTSGLVITQQSALDASRLLPGQGVLGTFTATNTGTVALDMAISARGASSNTALPGQLSVRLGSVASTGACVTGATTFSGRPGTLIANSSFARIQPGSSSIVCVQVVLDADAPQSVQGSTSQLTFTAVGTQVQP